A single window of Acetohalobium arabaticum DSM 5501 DNA harbors:
- the atpE gene encoding ATP synthase F0 subunit C yields MSDQALVLAASAIGAGLAMIAGIGAGIGQGFAAGKGAEAVGKQPDAQGLIVRTMLLGAAVAETTGIYGLVVALILLFANPLLGLLG; encoded by the coding sequence ATGAGTGATCAAGCTTTAGTTTTAGCTGCTTCAGCAATTGGAGCAGGTTTAGCAATGATTGCTGGTATTGGTGCTGGTATTGGACAGGGATTTGCTGCTGGTAAAGGAGCTGAGGCTGTAGGTAAACAACCTGATGCTCAAGGGTTAATTGTTAGAACTATGTTACTAGGAGCTGCTGTTGCAGAGACTACTGGTATCTACGGTTTAGTAGTTGCATTGATTTTGTTATTTGCTAATCCATTACTTGGCTTATTAGGATAA
- the atpB gene encoding F0F1 ATP synthase subunit A: MSFFQRFIERMFLNPVNSDAFAPEVMFKIPNTALTRMLHIANAPVKSSVTTTWVIIIALTIFSWLATRNLKEQPKTASLQNVAETFVESMRGLVGTTMGPEMKKFTPYIGTLMIYLTIANLVGIIPGKDLFHLYTPTADLNTTAALGAITFVNIHFFGIKSKGITSYFKGYFEPLPFMFPLNVIGSLADPVSLSFRLFGNMIGSVVIMGLLYSVMAVIIPGIASIYFDVFAGVLQAFIFTMLTMTYISMEME; encoded by the coding sequence ATGAGTTTTTTTCAGCGTTTTATAGAACGGATGTTTTTAAATCCCGTTAATTCTGATGCTTTTGCTCCTGAAGTGATGTTTAAAATTCCTAATACAGCATTAACTAGAATGTTACATATTGCTAATGCTCCAGTAAAGTCTAGTGTAACTACTACTTGGGTAATTATAATCGCTTTAACTATATTTTCTTGGCTAGCTACGCGAAATTTAAAGGAGCAACCTAAAACAGCTAGCTTGCAGAATGTGGCTGAAACTTTTGTAGAATCAATGCGGGGCTTAGTGGGAACAACAATGGGACCAGAAATGAAGAAATTTACACCATATATTGGTACTTTAATGATTTATCTTACTATAGCTAACTTGGTAGGAATTATTCCTGGTAAGGATTTGTTTCATTTATATACTCCGACAGCAGATTTAAATACTACCGCTGCATTAGGAGCAATTACTTTCGTCAATATCCACTTCTTTGGAATTAAATCTAAAGGAATTACTTCTTATTTCAAAGGATACTTCGAACCACTACCATTTATGTTTCCGCTAAATGTAATTGGATCTCTGGCAGACCCGGTTTCTTTATCCTTTCGTTTATTTGGTAATATGATAGGAAGTGTAGTTATCATGGGACTGCTATATTCAGTAATGGCTGTTATAATTCCGGGGATAGCTAGTATTTACTTTGATGTATTTGCCGGAGTATTACAGGCCTTTATCTTTACTATGTTGACTATGACTTATATTTCAATGGAGATGGAGTAA
- the atpE gene encoding ATP synthase F0 subunit C, whose protein sequence is MLEWLQQFSATALVLAASAIAAGLAMIAGIGPGVGQGFAAGKGAEAVGDYKENNNNITFVMLLGAAVAETSGIFSLVVALIVLYANPLVGVEGTGIVLAASVLGAGLAMIAGVGPGIGQGYAAGKGTERVGQRPKYQGLVVKVMLLGQAVGQTTGIYALVVALILLFANPLLNLL, encoded by the coding sequence ATGCTAGAATGGTTGCAACAGTTTAGTGCTACAGCTTTAGTTTTAGCTGCTTCAGCAATTGCAGCTGGTTTAGCAATGATTGCTGGTATTGGTCCAGGAGTGGGACAAGGCTTTGCTGCTGGAAAGGGTGCTGAAGCTGTAGGAGATTATAAAGAAAATAATAATAATATCACGTTTGTTATGTTATTAGGAGCAGCAGTAGCTGAGACTTCTGGGATTTTTTCTCTAGTAGTAGCTTTAATTGTGTTGTATGCTAATCCTTTGGTAGGAGTTGAGGGAACAGGTATTGTTTTGGCTGCTTCAGTGCTTGGAGCAGGTTTAGCAATGATTGCTGGCGTTGGCCCGGGTATTGGTCAGGGTTATGCTGCCGGTAAGGGAACAGAGCGTGTAGGACAGCGACCAAAATACCAAGGTTTAGTTGTAAAGGTAATGTTACTAGGTCAGGCTGTTGGACAAACGACAGGGATTTATGCTCTTGTAGTTGCTTTGATTTTATTGTTTGCTAATCCATTACTTAACTTATTATAA
- a CDS encoding ATP synthase subunit I, which translates to MQLVKATKVFVIKWVLIIDLILLVLMAAFFDMRSAYGLIVGSVMSIINFHLLALSLTKAVKYKPINAGAYVFINYILRYILWFAVFYIALKRPDVNLLTTVLGMLTVKIVITIINIFNWWPEEQQ; encoded by the coding sequence ATGCAGCTAGTGAAGGCTACCAAAGTTTTTGTAATAAAGTGGGTACTTATAATTGATCTAATTTTGTTAGTCTTAATGGCGGCCTTTTTTGATATGCGGAGTGCATACGGTCTAATAGTGGGTAGTGTAATGAGTATTATTAATTTTCATTTGTTGGCTTTGTCACTAACTAAAGCCGTTAAATATAAGCCCATTAATGCTGGGGCTTATGTTTTTATCAACTATATATTAAGATATATTTTATGGTTTGCTGTATTCTATATTGCTTTAAAGCGTCCAGATGTGAATTTATTGACTACAGTATTAGGGATGCTAACAGTTAAAATAGTTATTACAATTATCAATATTTTTAACTGGTGGCCTGAAGAACAACAGTAA
- the atpF gene encoding F0F1 ATP synthase subunit B, which translates to MISLDVTFFFQVINFIALFLILRHFLFEPITNFMNQRSEDISDQIEEAEKKEAKAEELKSKYKQELKEAKQKAQEIIEEGRRRGQRKKNDIINEAKEEASRQIQKAEDEIERAKQKAREKLKDEALDLSVDMTKKVVDQMIDKELQEQTINNYLENLDEDKLGDQVQ; encoded by the coding sequence ATGATTAGTTTGGATGTGACCTTCTTTTTTCAAGTAATTAATTTCATAGCTTTATTTTTGATTCTGCGTCACTTTTTGTTTGAACCGATTACGAACTTTATGAATCAACGAAGTGAGGATATTTCTGACCAAATAGAGGAAGCAGAAAAGAAGGAAGCAAAGGCGGAAGAATTAAAGAGTAAGTATAAGCAAGAATTAAAGGAAGCTAAACAGAAGGCCCAGGAGATAATTGAGGAAGGACGCCGCCGTGGTCAAAGAAAGAAGAATGATATTATCAATGAAGCTAAAGAAGAGGCCAGTAGACAGATTCAAAAGGCGGAAGATGAAATTGAAAGAGCTAAGCAAAAAGCAAGAGAAAAATTAAAGGATGAAGCACTTGATCTTTCAGTTGACATGACTAAGAAAGTAGTGGATCAAATGATTGATAAGGAATTACAGGAACAGACTATCAATAATTATTTAGAAAACCTTGATGAAGATAAGCTGGGTGATCAAGTACAATGA